The Lycium ferocissimum isolate CSIRO_LF1 chromosome 10, AGI_CSIRO_Lferr_CH_V1, whole genome shotgun sequence genome window below encodes:
- the LOC132034242 gene encoding wound-induced proteinase inhibitor 2-like, translating into MAIHRANFLVLLIVLGTFLLVSKLGKADAKHCTKNCDPRIDHAICPRSEENQINRMCTNCCAGMKGCNYYSADGTFVCEGESEPGKPKPCPRNCDPRIDHAICPISEENRINPICTNCCAGTKGCNYYSADGTFVCEGESEPGKPKPCPRNCDPRIDHAICPRSEKNRINPICTNCCAGMKGCNYYSADGTFVCEGESEVGKPRACPLNCDGRIAYGICPRSEEKRINKICTNCCAGKKSCNYYSSNGTFICKGESEVKTKEEVEHPKPCTLECDTRVAYMTCPSLGLAKLEQVCVNCCMAGEGCKLYDHDGSLISCPKEL; encoded by the exons ATGGCTATTCACAGAGCTAATTTCCTTGTTCTCCTGATTGTTCTTG GAACGTTTCTACTTGTAAGCAAGCTGGGAAAAGCAGATGCCAAGCATTGTACTAAGAACTGTGATCCAAGAATTGATCATGCAATTTGCCCACGTTCAGAAGAAAATCAGATCAATCGCATGTGCACCAACTGTTGCGCAGGCATGAAGGGTTGTAACTATTACAGTGCCGATGGAACCTTTGTTTGTGAAGGAGAGTCTGAACCAGGAAAACCAAAGCCTTGTCCCCGCAATTGTGATCCAAGAATCGATCATGCAATTTGCCCGATTTCAGAAGAAAACCGGATCAATCCCATATGCACCAATTGTTGCGCAGGCACGAAGGGTTGTAACTATTACAGTGCAGATGGAACCTTTGTTTGTGAAGGAGAGTCTGAACCAGGAAAACCAAAGCCTTGTCCCCGCAATTGTGATCCAAGAATCGACCATGCAATTTGCCCGCGTTCAGAAAAAAACCGGATCAATCCCATATGCACCAATTGTTGCGCAGGCATGAAGGGTTGTAACTATTACAGTGCTGATGGAACCTTTGTTTGTGAAGGAGAGTCTGAAGTGGGAAAACCAAGGGCTTGTCCCCTTAATTGTGATGGAAGAATTGCCTACGGGATTTGCCCACGTTCAGAAGAAAAAAGGATCAATAAAATATGCACAAATTGTTGTGCAGGCAAAAAGAGTTGCAACTATTACAGTTCCAATGGAACTTTTATCTGTAAAGGAGAGTCTGAAGTGAAAACTAAGGAGGAAGTTGAACATCCCAAACCTTGTACTTTGGAATGTGATACAAGAGTTGCTTACATGACTTGTCCATCTTTGGGATTGGCCAAACTTGAACAAGTTTGTGTCAACTGTTGCATGGCAGGAGAGGGTTGCAAACTCTATGATCATGATGGATCTTTAATTAGTTGTCCTAAGGAGCTATAA